In the Lepidochelys kempii isolate rLepKem1 chromosome 3, rLepKem1.hap2, whole genome shotgun sequence genome, one interval contains:
- the LOC140908245 gene encoding trace amine-associated receptor 7a-like — MTSALLQNEETQYCFESINGSCYKTSWSSGIRITLYVVLSFLTILTLGGNLMVMITIAYFKQLHSPTNILLASLACADFCLGLTVLPFSSIRSVETCWYFGETFCRFHSSLEVSFCFSSIFHLCFISVDRYVAVTDPLIYPFKFTVPVSGMCIAVAWIFSLVFSFSVVFTGANEKGVQELVNVLSCVGSCQLLFNKTWVVVTSLLYLIPFFTTIALYSKIFAVAKRQARMIEMMSNNTQSSETCSDRVSRRERKAAKTIGIAVIAFVVFWTPYSIIVIIDAFFNFITPPLVFDILLWFTYSNSAVNPLIYSVFYPWFRKAMKVIVSCKMLRLDCSTMNLFSN, encoded by the coding sequence ATGACTTCAGCGCTTCTTCAGAATGAAGAAACACAATATTGCTTTGAGAGTATTAATGGATCCTGCTATAAAACATCATGGTCTTCTGGAATCCGCATAACTTTGTATGTTGTGCTTAGTTTTCTGACAATTCTTACACTAGGTGGTAACCTAATGGTAATGATTACAATTGCTTATTTCAAACAGCTTCACTCTCCTACAAATATTTTGCTCGCCTCCTTGGCATGTGCTGATTTTTGTTTGGGTCTGACGGTGCTGCCCTTCAGCAGTATAAGGTCTGTGGAAACATGCTGGTATTTTGGGGAAACATTCTGTAGATTCCATAGTTCTTTAGAAgtatctttttgtttttcatcaaTATTTCACTTGTGTTTCATCTCTGTTGATCGCTACGTTGCTGTTACTGATCCTTTAATTTACCCTTTCAAGTTCACAGTGCCAGTTTCAGGCATGTGCATAGCTGTTGCCTGGATATTTTCATTAGTATTCAGTTTTTCGGTTGTCTTCACTGGGGCTAATGAGAAAGGGGTACAAGAATTAGTAAACGTTCTCTCCTGTGTCGGGAGCTGTCAACTTCTTTTCAACAAAACGTGGGTGGTTGTAACCTCTCTCCTTTATCTAATACCTTTTTTTACAACAATAGCACTTTACAGCAAGATCTTTGCTGTGGCTAAACGACAAGCTAGAATGATTGAGATGATGAGCAACAACACCCAGTCGTCTGAAACTTGCAGTGACAGAGTTAGCAGAAGAGAGAGGAAAGCTGCTAAAACCATTGGTATCGCTGTGATTGCTTTCGTGGTATTCTGGACACCTTATTCTATAATTGTAATAATTGATGCTTTTTTTAACTTCATAACACCACCCCTTGTCTTTGATATTCTGCTTTGGTTCACTTATTCCAACTCTGCCGTTAACCCATTGATTTACTCTGTCTTTTATCCTTGGTTTCGAAAAGCAATGAAAGTGATTGTGAGCTGTAAAATGCTCCGGCTTGATTGTTCaacaatgaatttattttcaaactga
- the LOC140908244 gene encoding trace amine-associated receptor 7a-like codes for MTSALFQNEEAQYCFENINGSCYKTLWSSGIRITLYVVLSFLTVLTLGGNLMVMITIAYFKQLHSPTNVLLVSLACADFCLGLTVLPFSSIRSVETCWYFGETFCRFHSCLDASFCYSSIFHLFFISVDRYVAVTDPLIYPLKFTVPVSVTCIAVAWTFSLVYSFSVVFTGANDKGIQELVNTFSCVGSCQLVFNKTWVVVTSLLYFIPSFTMIALYSKIFAVAKRQARMIERSNNTQSPDNYSDRVSRRERKAAKTLGIAVIAFLVCWSPFFITVIIDAFLNFITSPLLFDIMVWFTYSSSAINPLIYSVFYPWFRKAMKVILSCKMLRLDCSTMNLFPE; via the coding sequence ATGACTTCAGCGCTTTTTCAGAATGAAGAAGCACAATATTGCTTTGAGAATATTAATGGATCTTGCTATAAAACATTGTGGTCTTCTGGAATCCGCATAACTTTGTATGTTGTGCTTAGTTTTCTGACAGTTCTTACACTAGGTGGAAACCTAATGGTAATGATTACAATTGCTTATTTCAAACAGCTTCACTCTCCTACAAATGTTTTGCTCGTCTCCTTGGCATGTGCTGATTTTTGTTTGGGTCTGACGGTGCTGCCCTTCAGCAGTATAAGATCTGTCGAAACATGCTGGTATTTTGGGGAAACATTCTGTAGATTCCACAGTTGTTTAGATGCATCTTTTTGTTATTCATCAATATTTCACTTGTTTTTCATCTCTGTTGATCGCTACGTTGCTGTTACTGATCCTTTAATTTACCCTCTCAAGTTCACAGTGCCCGTTTCAGTCACGTGCATAGCTGTTGCCTGGACATTTTCCTTAGTATACAGTTTTTCTGTTGTCTTCACTGGGGCTAATGACAAAGGGATACAAGAATTAGTAAATACCTTCTCCTGTGTAGGAAGCTGTCAACTTGTCTTCAACAAAACATGGGTGGTTGTAACCTCTCTCCTTTATTTCATACCTTCTTTTACAATGATAGCACTTTACAGCAAAATCTTTGCTGTGGCTAAACGACAAGCTAGAATGATAGAGAGAAGCAACAACACTCAGTCACCTGATAACTACAGTGACAGAGTTAGCAGAAGAGAGAGGAAAGCTGCTAAAACCCTGGGTATAGCTGTGATTGCTTTTTTGGTATGTTGGTCACCCTTTTTTATAACTGTAATAATTGATGCTTTCCTTAACTTCATAACTTCACCCCTTCTCTTTGACATCATGGTTTGGTTCACTTATTCCAGCTCTGCCATAAATCCTTTGATTTACTCTGTCTTTTATCCTTGGTTTCGAAAAGCAATGAAAGTGATTCTGAGCTGTAAAATGCTCCGGCTTGACTGTTCAACAATGAATTTGTTTCCAGAATGA
- the LOC140908246 gene encoding trace amine-associated receptor 7a-like, translated as MTSALLQNEETQYCFENINGSCYKTSWSSGISITLYVVLSFLTILTLGGNLMVMITIAYFKQLHSPTNILLASLACADFCLGLTVLPFSSIRSVETCWYFGETFCRFHSSLEVTFCYSSIFHLCFISVDRYVAVTDPLIYPLKFTVTVSGIFIAVAWIFSLVFSFSVVFTGANDKGIQELINALSCVGSCQILFNKTWVVVTSLLYLIPFFTTIVLYSKIFAVAKRQARMIEMMSNNTQSSETYSDRVSRRERKAAKTIGIAVIAFVVFWLPYSITVITDAFFNFITPPLLFDIVVWFTYSNSAINPLIYSVFYPWFRKAMKVIVSCKMLRLDCSRMNLFPD; from the coding sequence ATGACTTCAGCGCTTCTTCAAAATGAAGAAACACAATATTGCTTTGAGAATATTAATGGATCCTGCTATAAAACATCATGGTCTTCTGGAATCAGCATAACTTTGTATGTTGTGCTTAGTTTTCTGACAATTCTTACACTAGGTGGTAACCTAATGGTAATGATTACAATTGCTTATTTCAAACAGCTTCACTCTCCTACAAATATTTTGCTCGCCTCCTTGGCATGTGCTGATTTTTGTTTGGGTCTGACGGTGCTGCCCTTCAGCAGTATAAGATCTGTGGAAACATGCTGGTATTTTGGGGAAACATTCTGTAGATTCCATAGTTCTTTAGAAGTAACTTTTTGTTATTCATCAATATTTCACTTATGTTTCATCTCTGTTGATCGCTACGTTGCTGTTACTGATCCTTTAATTTACCCTCTCAAGTTCACAGTGACAGTTTCAGGCATATTCATAGCTGTTGCCTGGATATTTTCATTAGTATTCAGTTTTTCGGTTGTCTTCACTGGGGCTAATGACAAAGGGATACAAGAGTTAATAAATGCCCTCTCCTGTGTAGGGAGCTGTCAGATTCTCTTTAACAAAACATGGGTGGTTGTAACCTCTCTCCTTTATCTAATACCCTTTTTTACAACAATAGTACTTTACAGCAAGATCTTTGCTGTGGCTAAACGACAAGCTAGAATGATAGAGATGATGAGCAACAACACCCAGTCATCTGAAACTTACAGTGACAGAGTTAGCAGAAGAGAGAGGAAAGCTGCTAAAACCATTGGTATTGCTGTGATTGCTTTTGTGGTATTTTGGTTACCTTATTCTATAACTGTAATAACTGATGCTTTTTTTAACTTCATAACACCACCCCTTCTCTTTGACATTGTGGTTTGGTTCACTTATTCCAACTCTGCCATTAATCCTTTGATTTACTCTGTCTTTTATCCTTGGTTTCGAAAAGCAATGAAAGTGATTGTGAGCTGTAAAATGCTCCGGCTTGATTGTTCCAGAATGAATTTATTTCCAGACTGA
- the LOC140908248 gene encoding trace amine-associated receptor 9-like → MNSTFFDNEDLQYCFENMNESCYKTPLSSGLRVTLYIALGLLTILTVGRNLLVIISIAYIKQLHSPTHFLIASLACVDFGMGLTVLPFSTVRSVETCWYFGEIFCRFHYCLDVSLCQASIFHLCFISVDRYVAVNNPLIYPIKFTVPVSGAFIAVAWTFSLVYSVYTVFTGSNDKEMQELVNGLSCAGSCQIILNKTCIVVSSLLYFIPFSVMIVLYSRIFAVAKRQARMIEIMNNKTQSSDNFNDRVGRRERKAAKTLGIAVIAFLVFWSPYFVTVIIDAFLNFITPSLIFDIVAWFAYSNSAINPLIYSVFYPWFRKAMKVIVSCKILHLDCSTMSLISE, encoded by the coding sequence ATGAACTCAACTTTTTTTGATAATGAAGATTTGCAATACTGCTTTGAAAACATGAATGAATCTTGCTATAAAACGCCATTGTCTTCTGGACTCCGAGTAACCTTGTATATTGCGCTTGGTTTGCTGACAATTCTCACTGTGGGTAGAAATCTACTGGTAATTATTTCAATTGCTTATATCAAGCAACTTCACTCTCCTACACATTTTTTGATTGCCTCCTTGGCATGTGTTGACTTTGGTATGGGTCTGACTGTGCTGCCCTTTAGCACTGTAAGATCTGTTGAAACATGCTGGTATTTTGGGGAAATATTCTGTAGATTTCACTATTGTTTAGATGTATCTTTGTGCCAAGCATCAATATTTCACTTGTGTTTCATCTCTGTTGATCGATATGTTGCTGTCAACAACCCTTTAATTTATCCCATCAAGTTCACAGTGCCTGTTTCAGGCGCATTCATAGCTGTTGCCTGGACATTTTCATTAGTATACAGTGTTTATACTGTCTTCACTGGGTCTAACGACAAAGAGATGCAAGAATTAGTAAATGGCCTCTCCTGTGCAGGGAGTTGTCAGATTATCTTAAATAAAACGTGTATTGTTGTATCCTCTCTCCTTTATTTCATACCTTTCTCTGTAATGATAGTGCTTTACAGCAGGATCTTTGCTGTGGCTAAACGACAAGCTAGAATGATAGAGATTATGAACAACAAAACCCAGTCGTCTGATAATTTCAATGACAGAGTTGGCAGAAGAGAGAGGAAAGCTGCAAAAACCCTGGGTATAGCTGTGATCGCTTTTTTGGTATTCTGGTCACCTTATTTTGTAACTGTAATAATTGATGCTTTCCTCAACTTCATAACTCCATCCCTTATCTTTGACATTGTGGCTTGGTTTGCTTATTCCAACTCTGCCATTAATCCTTTGATTTACTCTGTCTTTTATCCTTGGTTTCGAAAAGCAATGAAAGTGATTGTGAGCTGTAAAATCCTCCACCTTGATTGCTCAACAATGAGTTTGATTTCTGAATGA